A stretch of the Pseudalkalibacillus hwajinpoensis genome encodes the following:
- a CDS encoding YpiF family protein — MKWTEADIALFEKEKEYVDTAVLPLVPLSMTSSIKTTVSMGEYINIIASELERQLKGRLLLLPSFTYLTSEESLSKVERLKKVEQELFEGGIKHIVTLTADVDWKQLEDQLDSAMLWMPAIPLEHMDEQYKMETVSAQVKQVLQFVTNTWQSNINS; from the coding sequence ATGAAATGGACAGAAGCTGATATTGCTCTATTTGAAAAAGAAAAAGAATATGTAGATACTGCTGTGCTTCCGCTCGTCCCGCTATCGATGACGAGTAGCATAAAAACAACTGTATCGATGGGAGAATATATAAACATAATAGCAAGTGAGCTTGAAAGACAGTTAAAAGGGCGTCTATTATTATTACCTTCCTTTACTTATTTGACTTCTGAGGAATCATTATCAAAAGTAGAACGTCTAAAAAAAGTAGAACAAGAGTTATTCGAAGGTGGGATTAAACACATTGTTACCCTAACAGCCGATGTTGATTGGAAGCAACTTGAAGATCAGTTAGATAGTGCTATGCTATGGATGCCAGCGATTCCTCTAGAGCATATGGATGAACAATATAAAATGGAAACGGTATCAGCGCAAGTGAAACAAGTTTTACAATTTGTAACAAATACGTGGCAAAGTAATATAAATAGTTAG
- a CDS encoding GNAT family N-acetyltransferase, which yields MLIRSLEWNDIALVEEMPTGIEDDYVVRIIKRLIKEEKMIGYFEEGKLIGIAGMTLYEDEAAVLGRLRTHIDYRGKGVASALMNFLRKEAHQNSNVKWIGYATEEYNIAGNRLAPHLHMNLEAIIVSSRISPHSVAGDIVTSPFQKVAGTEKKGLIEKEWENNSHSFFPYSIYYPLPFVPALSSSYIDGTEIFVNEYGSFMMTKEEKGASYLHVKVLNEAVLYSKEMWEIASTCASEEARTIWVDLPMKEAKWLEMMSHQTIWHLYGQKRSYQNEMDRS from the coding sequence GTGTTAATCCGAAGTTTAGAGTGGAATGATATCGCTCTTGTAGAAGAAATGCCGACTGGAATTGAAGATGACTACGTCGTGCGGATTATTAAAAGGTTGATTAAAGAAGAGAAGATGATCGGCTATTTTGAAGAAGGGAAACTAATCGGCATAGCGGGGATGACGCTCTATGAAGATGAAGCTGCAGTTCTAGGTAGATTGCGAACTCATATTGACTATCGTGGTAAAGGTGTTGCTTCAGCATTGATGAACTTCTTACGTAAAGAAGCACATCAGAATTCAAATGTGAAATGGATCGGGTATGCGACTGAAGAGTATAACATAGCAGGTAATCGGTTAGCACCTCACTTACATATGAACCTTGAGGCAATTATAGTCTCATCCCGTATAAGTCCTCATTCCGTTGCTGGTGACATCGTGACGTCACCTTTTCAAAAAGTGGCCGGAACAGAAAAGAAAGGTCTAATAGAAAAAGAATGGGAAAATAATAGTCATTCTTTTTTCCCGTATTCAATCTATTATCCACTTCCCTTCGTTCCTGCTCTATCGTCTTCTTACATTGATGGCACTGAGATCTTTGTAAATGAATATGGAAGCTTTATGATGACGAAAGAGGAGAAGGGAGCTTCTTATTTGCATGTGAAAGTATTAAATGAAGCGGTCCTTTATAGTAAGGAAATGTGGGAGATTGCAAGCACCTGTGCAAGCGAGGAAGCGAGAACAATTTGGGTTGATTTACCAATGAAAGAAGCGAAGTGGCTAGAAATGATGTCTCACCAAACCATTTGGCACTTATATGGACAGAAAAGGAGTTATCAAAATGAAATGGACAGAAGCTGA
- a CDS encoding ReoY family proteolytic degradation factor — MSSSVSVVEKKDFLKWFLKKYQVKKRECVWLLNYLISDEVLMGNVHFVENAEFCPKALVISTHCVENAPFRFYKHNIITTDPEKSFHDIRLNQDEPIYIQLNFKSKNVSPHYVAVLEENPFLPENMAADKKYSFMAEMVLDESFTRFKKESILKQIDEALDRNDEMAFKNLSKQLSNL, encoded by the coding sequence ATGAGCAGCTCCGTTTCTGTCGTTGAAAAGAAAGACTTTCTGAAATGGTTTTTGAAGAAATACCAGGTGAAGAAACGTGAATGTGTCTGGCTGTTAAATTATTTAATAAGCGATGAAGTGCTCATGGGTAACGTACATTTTGTTGAGAATGCTGAGTTTTGTCCAAAGGCGCTTGTGATCTCAACTCATTGTGTAGAAAATGCTCCATTCCGTTTTTATAAGCACAACATCATCACGACTGACCCTGAAAAATCATTTCATGACATTCGTCTGAATCAGGACGAGCCTATCTACATTCAATTGAATTTCAAGAGTAAAAACGTTTCTCCGCACTATGTGGCTGTTCTGGAGGAAAATCCATTTTTACCAGAAAATATGGCAGCGGATAAAAAGTATTCATTTATGGCTGAAATGGTTCTTGATGAGTCGTTTACACGGTTCAAGAAAGAATCGATTTTGAAACAGATTGATGAAGCATTGGATCGAAATGATGAAATGGCGTTCAAAAATTTAAGCAAGCAATTAAGTAATTTATAA
- a CDS encoding tetratricopeptide repeat protein — MERLKQAVSLIESGNFEKGLTELKEVRKDADHETLYDLSNIYYSLGLIEDSRDVVEELLIHYPNEGELLVQAAECYVDLEQEQEAIAALNKIDESDAAYPPALLLLADLYQTEGLEEVAEQKLMEAKRLSPDEPIIDFGLGEFYLTQGHHLKAVPYYESVLGTKGELANENIELRLAEALSGSGQFEEALSYYEKGLENAREINALFGYAFTALQISEYRKAINAFNELKEVDPQYSTLYPYLAKAYEEEGATSEAIQVLADGIKVDEFNEELYLQASRLSYKTHDNTSGEQYLRELLAINPTHIEAAKTLATYLRTEERYEDILDLLRNIEEGDQSDPYLDWSAATAYAQVEEYKDAIKRYENAYTYFRNDPIFLEEYGGFLFEEGRREEAVNAFKLALELDPTLVHLEEEVLRFEEETFKEE; from the coding sequence GTGGAGCGTCTTAAGCAGGCTGTCTCATTAATTGAGTCGGGGAACTTTGAAAAAGGTTTAACAGAATTGAAAGAAGTACGAAAAGATGCAGATCATGAAACATTATATGATCTCTCAAACATTTACTATAGTCTTGGACTGATTGAAGATTCTAGAGATGTAGTAGAGGAACTGTTAATACACTATCCAAATGAAGGAGAATTACTTGTACAGGCAGCTGAATGCTATGTTGATCTTGAACAAGAGCAGGAGGCTATTGCCGCATTAAATAAAATAGATGAAAGTGATGCTGCTTATCCGCCGGCGCTTCTCTTGCTTGCGGATCTATATCAAACAGAAGGGTTAGAAGAGGTTGCGGAACAAAAACTAATGGAAGCAAAGCGTCTTTCACCTGATGAGCCAATCATTGATTTTGGACTAGGTGAGTTTTATCTCACTCAAGGGCATCATTTAAAAGCTGTACCTTACTATGAATCAGTACTCGGAACTAAGGGAGAGCTTGCGAATGAGAACATTGAACTTAGGTTAGCTGAAGCCCTAAGTGGAAGCGGACAGTTTGAAGAGGCGCTTTCTTACTATGAGAAAGGCCTTGAGAATGCTCGCGAAATTAATGCACTCTTTGGATATGCTTTTACAGCGTTACAAATAAGTGAATACCGTAAAGCCATTAACGCATTTAACGAACTGAAGGAAGTTGATCCACAATACAGCACGCTTTATCCATACCTCGCAAAAGCCTATGAAGAAGAGGGAGCTACTAGTGAAGCAATTCAAGTACTAGCAGACGGAATAAAGGTGGATGAATTTAACGAAGAGCTCTATTTGCAAGCGAGCAGGTTAAGTTATAAAACTCATGATAACACAAGCGGTGAACAGTACTTACGCGAATTACTAGCTATTAATCCAACGCACATTGAAGCAGCGAAGACGCTTGCAACGTATCTTAGAACAGAAGAAAGATATGAAGACATCCTTGATCTACTACGTAATATTGAAGAAGGAGATCAAAGCGATCCTTACTTAGATTGGTCTGCTGCAACTGCTTATGCGCAGGTAGAAGAGTATAAAGATGCCATAAAACGCTATGAAAACGCATATACTTATTTCAGAAACGATCCGATCTTTTTAGAAGAGTATGGAGGATTTTTGTTTGAAGAGGGTCGGCGTGAAGAAGCTGTTAATGCATTTAAGCTAGCTTTGGAGTTGGACCCAACGCTCGTTCATCTTGAGGAAGAAGTACTGCGCTTTGAAGAAGAAACATTTAAAGAGGAGTAA
- the aroA gene encoding 3-phosphoshikimate 1-carboxyvinyltransferase gives METIVQAQSLKGTVTIPGDKSISHRAIMFGSIAKGTTRITNFLPGADCLSTISCFKQMGVQIEQDGASVVVEGKGIDGLREPSELLDVGNSGTTFRLMMGLLAGRPFHSVLAGDESIAKRPMNRVTVPLSQMGAAIDGRENGTFAPIAIRGGNLSGITYDSPVASAQVKSGILLAGLQADGVTTVTETHRSRNHTENMLESFGVKVKRDGLSVSVEGGQHLTATNVEVPGDISSAAFFLVAGAIVPNSTLTLLNVGINETRSGILDVLEQMGASLSIKNKRVVNQEEVADLTISTSDLSGTTIEGEMIPRLIDELPVIALLATQANGKTVIRNAEELKVKETNRIDAVVEALKTLGASVTGTPDGMVIEGPTRLHGGQVSSLGDHRIGMMLAVAGCITEGSVQLELPEAIKVSYPDFFEHLKQLRAGS, from the coding sequence ATGGAAACGATTGTGCAAGCACAAAGTCTTAAAGGAACAGTTACAATTCCTGGAGATAAATCAATTTCTCATCGTGCCATTATGTTTGGTTCTATTGCAAAAGGTACAACTCGAATTACAAATTTTCTTCCTGGGGCAGATTGTTTAAGTACGATTTCTTGCTTTAAACAAATGGGTGTTCAGATTGAACAAGACGGAGCTTCAGTAGTGGTAGAAGGCAAAGGTATCGATGGTCTTCGTGAGCCATCAGAGCTTCTCGACGTAGGGAATTCTGGAACGACCTTTCGTTTAATGATGGGCTTACTCGCTGGAAGACCATTTCATTCTGTATTAGCCGGAGATGAGTCAATTGCAAAGCGACCAATGAATCGCGTAACAGTTCCATTAAGTCAAATGGGTGCAGCAATTGATGGGAGAGAGAATGGCACGTTTGCTCCGATAGCGATTAGAGGCGGTAATCTTAGTGGTATTACATATGATTCACCTGTAGCGAGTGCCCAAGTGAAGTCAGGTATTCTTCTTGCGGGTCTTCAAGCTGATGGCGTTACAACGGTTACAGAAACTCATCGTTCACGAAACCACACTGAAAATATGTTAGAAAGTTTTGGTGTCAAAGTGAAGAGAGACGGTTTATCTGTCAGCGTTGAAGGAGGACAGCATCTAACCGCTACAAATGTAGAAGTACCTGGTGATATCTCCTCAGCTGCATTTTTCCTAGTAGCAGGAGCAATCGTTCCTAATAGCACCTTAACCCTATTAAACGTAGGGATTAACGAGACAAGATCAGGTATATTAGATGTTCTTGAACAGATGGGAGCTTCTTTGTCCATTAAAAACAAGCGGGTTGTGAATCAGGAAGAAGTGGCTGATTTAACAATTAGTACTAGCGATCTTTCGGGAACAACGATCGAAGGGGAGATGATCCCTAGATTGATTGATGAGCTTCCAGTTATTGCTTTACTTGCTACGCAGGCTAATGGCAAAACGGTTATTCGAAATGCGGAAGAATTAAAAGTAAAAGAAACAAACCGTATCGATGCAGTCGTTGAAGCATTAAAAACGTTAGGAGCATCTGTAACAGGAACACCAGATGGAATGGTTATAGAAGGCCCTACACGCCTCCATGGTGGACAGGTTTCAAGTTTAGGTGATCACCGTATTGGAATGATGCTTGCAGTCGCAGGTTGCATTACAGAGGGGTCTGTTCAGCTTGAATTACCTGAAGCAATCAAAGTTTCATATCCTGATTTCTTTGAACATTTGAAACAACTAAGAGCAGGTTCCTAG
- a CDS encoding prephenate dehydrogenase, with the protein MSKHVAVIGLGLIGGSIALAIKAGHHDAVITGYDVNQNQLDLAMALRVVDQTASSLEEAVQTADFIMIAAPVVQTEQILEQLAKINLKSNVIISDVGSTKHSIVSHAKKILSPSVTFIGGHPMAGSHKTGVTAAKSHLFENAFYILTPDESVNKSKLDALIALLSSTNATFVELDAEEHDYLVGLISHFPHILAASLVNFVSDRNNNQSYNVARFAAGGFRDITRIASASPVMWRDILLRNKSVLLQMTEDLKLELDRIQSYIKKEDGDRIYDYFSDAKDFRDGLPVRSRGAIPAFYDLFLDVQDQPGVIASVTQKLASEEISITNIRIIETREDIMGVLRVSFRSEKDRDNAKVVLDHDFDTYVDDK; encoded by the coding sequence ATGAGTAAACATGTTGCGGTTATTGGCCTTGGATTAATAGGAGGGTCAATTGCTCTAGCCATAAAAGCAGGGCATCACGATGCTGTCATTACGGGGTATGATGTAAACCAGAATCAGTTGGATCTAGCTATGGCACTTCGGGTTGTAGATCAAACGGCTTCTTCGCTTGAAGAAGCCGTTCAAACCGCTGATTTTATTATGATTGCTGCCCCGGTTGTTCAAACAGAACAAATTTTAGAACAATTAGCCAAAATCAATTTGAAGAGCAATGTGATTATTTCTGACGTGGGTAGCACGAAGCATTCGATTGTAAGTCATGCTAAAAAAATCTTAAGTCCTTCCGTTACCTTTATCGGTGGTCACCCGATGGCTGGTTCTCACAAAACCGGCGTAACAGCAGCAAAATCACATTTGTTTGAGAATGCTTTTTATATTTTGACACCTGATGAATCGGTCAACAAATCAAAATTAGATGCTCTAATAGCATTACTAAGTTCAACTAATGCTACATTTGTTGAATTAGACGCTGAAGAGCACGATTATTTAGTAGGATTAATTAGTCATTTCCCACACATATTAGCAGCAAGTCTGGTTAACTTTGTTAGTGATCGAAATAATAATCAGAGCTATAATGTAGCGAGGTTTGCTGCAGGAGGGTTTCGGGATATTACCCGTATAGCATCAGCTAGTCCTGTGATGTGGCGTGATATTCTTCTAAGAAACAAATCTGTCTTACTGCAGATGACTGAAGACTTGAAGCTCGAGTTAGATCGAATTCAAAGTTATATTAAAAAAGAAGACGGAGATCGTATTTACGATTACTTCTCAGACGCTAAGGACTTTCGGGATGGGTTACCTGTTCGATCTAGAGGAGCTATCCCTGCTTTTTATGATTTGTTTCTCGACGTTCAAGACCAGCCTGGTGTCATCGCTAGCGTTACACAAAAACTTGCAAGTGAAGAAATTTCAATAACAAATATTCGAATCATCGAGACACGAGAAGATATTATGGGTGTTCTTAGAGTGAGTTTTCGCTCAGAAAAAGACCGTGACAATGCAAAAGTGGTCCTTGATCATGACTTCGATACGTATGTAGATGATAAATAA
- the hisC gene encoding histidinol-phosphate transaminase yields MIPKRQMKGLTPYKPGKPIEEVKKELGLKQVIKLASNENPYGSSQTVKEAIEKELSQLHIYPDGYAASLRTEVAKHLNVNEDQLVFGNGSDEVVQILCRTYLEKGTNTVMATPTFPQYRHNAVIEDAEIREVPLTEGKHQLEEMLKAIDENTRIIWVCSPNNPTGEHIPEEELFSFLKKVPDHVLVVMDEAYKEYVTAKNFPDTLSALSEYKNLVVLRTFSKAYGIAALRVGYGVANPEVIASIEPSREPFNTSRVAQAAAIAALKDQQFIDMCRIENEKGRELYYAFCEQYDLSIYPSQGNFVLIDFSIPADEVFEYLMKQGYIVRSGSALGFPTSARITVGSEEQNKEIISCLSQFLDEKRKEQS; encoded by the coding sequence ATGATTCCAAAAAGACAAATGAAAGGGTTAACCCCTTACAAGCCAGGTAAGCCAATTGAGGAAGTAAAAAAAGAGCTTGGTCTCAAACAAGTAATTAAACTCGCTTCAAACGAGAATCCATATGGTTCCTCCCAAACAGTGAAAGAAGCCATTGAAAAGGAACTGTCGCAATTACACATTTATCCAGATGGCTATGCAGCTTCTCTTCGGACTGAGGTAGCAAAGCATCTTAATGTAAATGAAGATCAGCTTGTTTTCGGTAATGGATCAGACGAAGTCGTTCAAATCCTTTGCAGAACTTATCTTGAAAAAGGAACTAATACAGTGATGGCTACACCAACTTTTCCTCAATATCGCCATAACGCAGTTATTGAAGATGCAGAAATTCGTGAGGTTCCACTGACTGAAGGAAAGCATCAACTGGAAGAAATGCTAAAAGCCATTGATGAGAATACGCGCATCATTTGGGTGTGTTCACCAAATAACCCTACAGGAGAGCATATTCCAGAAGAAGAACTATTTTCATTTTTGAAAAAGGTTCCAGATCACGTTCTAGTTGTCATGGATGAGGCTTACAAAGAATATGTTACTGCGAAGAATTTTCCTGATACGCTATCAGCGCTCTCAGAGTATAAAAACCTTGTAGTTTTACGAACGTTTTCTAAAGCATATGGGATTGCTGCTCTTCGCGTCGGTTATGGAGTAGCTAACCCGGAAGTAATCGCCTCAATTGAACCTTCACGAGAGCCGTTTAACACTTCACGTGTGGCGCAAGCTGCGGCAATTGCTGCTCTCAAGGATCAGCAGTTTATTGATATGTGTCGAATAGAAAATGAAAAAGGCAGAGAGCTTTATTATGCTTTTTGTGAGCAATACGATTTATCCATTTATCCTTCTCAAGGGAACTTTGTATTAATTGATTTTAGTATACCTGCAGACGAAGTGTTTGAATACTTGATGAAACAAGGATACATCGTCCGTTCTGGTTCTGCGCTTGGTTTTCCAACTTCAGCTAGAATAACAGTTGGATCAGAGGAGCAAAACAAAGAAATCATTAGCTGTCTTTCTCAATTTCTTGATGAAAAGAGAAAGGAACAGTCATGA
- the trpA gene encoding tryptophan synthase subunit alpha: MNKRFEKHVDGRNDLFIPFVVAGDPTEETTINLALMLQEEGANAIELGIPYSDPLADGPVIQRASLRALEHGMSLEKAMGLVKQMREKGLEIPVVIFTYYNLLLQLGEERFFALVRENDIDGLLVPDLPFEESEEWRESCNANETALISLVAPTTSDKRLQAISKEATGFLYCVSSLGVTGTRTDFHSSVFTFLDRVKEHSMIPVAVGFGVSAPEQVEKLKEHCDGVIVGSAIIRQVEEQVEVLKKEASQKEGIDQIRAYVRNLISPYGKVKIHS; encoded by the coding sequence ATGAATAAACGATTTGAGAAACATGTAGATGGACGAAACGATCTATTCATACCTTTTGTTGTAGCTGGTGATCCAACTGAAGAAACGACTATTAATTTAGCATTGATGCTTCAAGAAGAAGGAGCTAATGCAATTGAACTCGGTATTCCATATTCTGATCCTCTAGCAGATGGTCCAGTGATTCAGCGTGCGTCACTACGTGCATTAGAACACGGAATGAGCCTTGAGAAAGCGATGGGTCTCGTGAAACAAATGCGAGAAAAAGGACTTGAAATTCCAGTTGTGATATTTACTTATTACAATCTTTTGTTACAATTAGGAGAAGAACGCTTCTTCGCTTTAGTGCGAGAAAATGATATTGACGGACTATTAGTTCCAGATCTTCCTTTTGAAGAAAGTGAAGAGTGGAGAGAAAGTTGCAATGCTAATGAGACTGCGCTGATTTCTCTTGTTGCGCCAACAACTTCAGATAAAAGACTGCAGGCCATTTCGAAAGAAGCTACTGGATTTCTTTATTGCGTCTCGTCACTCGGTGTTACGGGAACGAGGACTGACTTTCATTCCTCAGTCTTTACATTTCTCGATCGAGTGAAAGAGCATAGTATGATTCCAGTTGCGGTTGGCTTTGGAGTCTCGGCTCCTGAACAAGTTGAAAAGCTAAAAGAGCACTGTGATGGCGTTATTGTTGGTAGTGCGATTATTCGTCAAGTTGAGGAACAAGTGGAAGTGTTGAAGAAAGAAGCATCCCAGAAAGAAGGGATAGATCAAATTCGGGCATATGTACGAAATTTGATTTCTCCATATGGGAAAGTGAAAATCCATTCGTGA